In Liquorilactobacillus hordei DSM 19519, the following proteins share a genomic window:
- a CDS encoding formate--tetrahydrofolate ligase, which translates to MKDIEIAQQAEMRNIKEVAEKVGLKPSDIEQYGDFKAKIKLPIKKSTKTKEKLILVTAINPTPAGEGKSTVTVGLGDAFSLLDKKVMIALREPSLGPVMGMKGGATGGGYSQVVPMEDINLHFTGDMHALTTANNTLAALIDNHIYQGNSLDIDQRRIIWKRVLDINDRALRHVVIGLGGISQGIPREDGFDITVASELMAVLCLAQNVADLKRRIGNIVIGYTTKRKPVTVDQLGVTGAIALLLKDAIKPNLVQTLAHTPAIIHGGPFANIAHGCNSVLATQTALKLADYTITEAGFGADLGAEKFLDIKTPVLGKSPDTIVIVATVRALKMHGGVKKEDLKQENVEALKNGYVNLSRHINNMKQYNVPVVVAINQFVSDTETELQCLQKLCADEGTKAIVANVWAKGGAGALELAKEVVNSCEQVSEFAPLYSAEDEIKVKVEKIVTKIYGGTKVEYGTKAKRQLKQFAELGWNHLPVCMAKTQYSLSDDAKKLGAPTDFTIHVREFVPKLGAQFIVALTGNVLTMPGLPKIPAANGMDLSDEGKISGLY; encoded by the coding sequence TTGAAAGATATTGAAATTGCACAACAGGCTGAAATGAGGAATATTAAGGAAGTTGCTGAGAAGGTTGGGCTAAAGCCATCTGATATTGAACAGTATGGGGATTTTAAGGCGAAGATTAAATTACCAATTAAAAAGAGTACTAAAACTAAAGAAAAGTTAATTTTGGTGACAGCCATTAATCCAACTCCAGCGGGAGAGGGAAAATCAACTGTAACAGTAGGGTTAGGAGATGCCTTCAGTCTATTAGACAAAAAGGTAATGATTGCCTTGCGTGAACCTTCACTTGGCCCAGTTATGGGAATGAAAGGCGGAGCTACAGGAGGTGGATATTCACAAGTTGTTCCAATGGAAGATATAAATCTTCATTTTACTGGTGACATGCATGCCCTGACAACTGCAAATAACACATTAGCTGCTTTGATAGATAATCATATATATCAAGGTAATTCATTAGATATTGATCAGAGACGGATTATTTGGAAAAGAGTATTGGATATCAATGATCGAGCTTTGAGACATGTTGTGATTGGACTAGGTGGAATTTCTCAAGGAATACCACGTGAGGATGGCTTTGATATTACTGTTGCTAGCGAATTAATGGCTGTTTTATGTCTTGCACAGAATGTTGCCGATTTGAAGCGTAGAATTGGAAATATTGTAATTGGTTATACAACAAAAAGAAAACCAGTGACAGTTGATCAACTAGGTGTGACTGGTGCAATTGCATTATTATTAAAGGATGCAATTAAACCAAATTTAGTTCAAACATTGGCACATACGCCTGCAATTATTCATGGTGGACCATTTGCTAATATTGCTCATGGTTGTAACAGTGTTTTAGCAACACAGACTGCTTTAAAATTAGCTGATTATACAATCACTGAGGCAGGGTTTGGTGCTGATTTGGGTGCCGAGAAGTTTTTGGATATCAAAACGCCTGTACTCGGGAAGTCACCAGATACAATTGTAATTGTTGCAACAGTACGAGCTTTAAAGATGCATGGCGGCGTTAAAAAGGAAGATTTAAAACAAGAAAATGTAGAAGCATTAAAGAACGGCTATGTTAACCTAAGCAGACACATTAATAACATGAAACAGTACAACGTACCAGTTGTAGTTGCAATTAATCAATTTGTTTCTGATACTGAAACAGAGCTTCAATGTTTACAGAAACTGTGTGCTGATGAAGGCACGAAAGCGATTGTTGCTAATGTCTGGGCGAAAGGTGGAGCAGGTGCACTAGAATTGGCAAAAGAAGTGGTCAATTCCTGTGAACAAGTTAGTGAGTTTGCACCTCTTTATTCAGCAGAAGACGAAATCAAGGTAAAGGTTGAGAAAATTGTTACTAAGATCTATGGTGGTACCAAAGTAGAATATGGTACCAAGGCTAAAAGACAGCTTAAGCAATTTGCAGAATTAGGATGGAACCATCTTCCAGTATGTATGGCGAAAACCCAATATTCATTATCTGACGATGCAAAAAAATTAGGAGCACCAACAGACTTTACAATCCATGTTCGTGAATTTGTTCCGAAATTAGGAGCACAATTTATTGTTGCACTTACGGGTAATGTTTTGACAATGCCAGGTTTACCGAAGATACCAGCTGCAAATGGGATGGACTTAAGTGATGAGGGCAAGATTTCAGGATTGTATTGA
- a CDS encoding EbsA family protein, which yields MNMNKKFWYQPDFATSVICWSFTFMILLLSVLLWLEITVFQIWTVIVFLIFCAITIIQLLLRWIEVDDEQMIVHTIIPQNTKKITLTNIENVRISKYGIIITVKRQKYHFIMSKSNCKILYNIIVSQ from the coding sequence ATGAATATGAATAAGAAGTTCTGGTATCAACCAGATTTTGCAACTAGCGTTATTTGTTGGTCATTTACATTTATGATACTACTTTTAAGTGTTTTATTGTGGCTTGAAATAACCGTTTTTCAAATATGGACAGTCATTGTTTTTTTAATTTTTTGTGCTATTACTATTATTCAGCTTCTTTTAAGATGGATTGAAGTTGATGATGAACAAATGATAGTTCACACGATAATTCCGCAAAATACTAAAAAAATTACGTTAACGAATATTGAAAATGTGAGAATCTCAAAATATGGAATTATTATTACTGTAAAAAGGCAGAAATATCATTTTATTATGAGTAAAAGCAATTGTAAAATACTATACAATATAATAGTTTCACAATGA
- a CDS encoding ribonuclease HI family protein, with protein sequence MITLIKLFTDAATKGNPGPSTAGILIIKDGQQFQYAIALPDSSNHTAEFLAALTGLQYVEKLFGNAETLMFFSDSRIVIESIAKNYSKKYNNFLVQIITLQAKFPLVVNQWIPEKKNHGAHTLATQKLHSILKE encoded by the coding sequence GTGATTACTCTGATTAAACTTTTTACTGATGCAGCTACAAAAGGAAATCCTGGCCCAAGTACTGCAGGTATTCTTATCATTAAGGATGGTCAACAGTTCCAATATGCGATTGCCTTACCAGACTCATCCAATCATACTGCCGAATTTTTAGCAGCATTAACAGGTCTTCAATATGTAGAAAAATTATTTGGAAATGCCGAAACTTTGATGTTCTTTAGTGACAGCCGTATTGTGATTGAAAGTATTGCTAAAAATTACTCAAAAAAATATAATAATTTTCTTGTACAAATAATTACACTTCAGGCAAAATTCCCACTAGTCGTTAACCAATGGATACCAGAAAAAAAGAATCATGGGGCACACACCTTGGCAACACAAAAACTCCACAGTATTTTAAAAGAATAG
- a CDS encoding THUMP domain-containing class I SAM-dependent RNA methyltransferase, which yields MEEYNLIATAAAGIESLVGNELKHLGYHVEVENSRVRFSGDFTDIIKTNLWLRTADRIKIVIAEFTATSFDELFEKTKALPWDKYLPLDAEFPVAGKSQKSKLYSVPDVQSIVKKAIVDKMSTIYHRRTRLAETGAKFPLEVAINKDKVLLTLDTTGSSLFKRGYRIEKGPAPLKENMAAALVLLAHWYPEMPFVDPVCGSGTIPIEAAMIGHNIAPGFNRDFICETWGWHPKELVQQLRDEADAKADYDIELDIAGYDIDGKMIDIAKLNASEAGLLHSIKFKQLALKDFRTEKKNGVIVANPPYGERLSDQTAVRELYKQMGQTYKELTTWSKYILTSDLEFDKYYGQRATKKRKLYNGSLRTDYFQYWGKKERNN from the coding sequence ATGGAAGAATATAATTTAATTGCGACTGCTGCTGCTGGCATTGAGTCTCTTGTTGGAAATGAACTTAAGCATTTAGGCTACCATGTTGAGGTTGAGAATAGTCGAGTTAGATTCAGTGGAGATTTTACTGATATTATCAAGACAAATTTATGGCTGAGAACTGCTGATCGTATAAAAATTGTAATCGCTGAGTTTACTGCTACTTCTTTTGATGAATTATTTGAAAAGACAAAAGCTTTGCCATGGGATAAATACTTGCCACTAGATGCTGAATTTCCAGTTGCTGGTAAGTCACAGAAATCAAAACTATATAGTGTTCCTGATGTACAATCTATTGTGAAAAAAGCAATTGTTGACAAGATGAGTACCATTTATCATAGAAGAACACGGCTTGCTGAAACAGGTGCAAAATTTCCTTTAGAGGTTGCAATTAATAAGGATAAGGTGTTATTGACTTTAGATACAACTGGATCCAGTCTTTTTAAGCGGGGATATAGGATTGAAAAGGGACCTGCTCCCTTAAAGGAAAATATGGCTGCAGCGCTGGTATTATTGGCACATTGGTATCCTGAAATGCCTTTTGTTGATCCAGTGTGTGGTTCAGGTACAATTCCGATTGAAGCTGCAATGATTGGTCACAATATTGCACCGGGTTTCAACCGAGACTTTATCTGCGAAACATGGGGATGGCATCCAAAAGAGTTGGTTCAACAACTTAGAGATGAGGCTGATGCCAAGGCTGATTATGATATAGAACTTGATATAGCTGGCTATGATATCGATGGAAAAATGATTGACATTGCGAAGCTTAATGCGAGTGAAGCTGGACTACTTCATAGTATTAAGTTTAAACAATTAGCGTTAAAAGATTTCAGAACTGAGAAGAAAAATGGTGTAATTGTTGCTAATCCGCCATATGGTGAGCGTTTGAGCGATCAAACGGCTGTTAGGGAATTATACAAGCAAATGGGTCAAACTTATAAAGAGTTAACTACTTGGAGTAAGTACATTCTTACAAGTGATCTTGAATTTGATAAATATTATGGTCAAAGAGCGACGAAAAAGCGTAAGTTATACAATGGCTCATTACGGACGGATTACTTCCAATATTGGGGGAAAAAGGAACGTAATAACTAA
- the gpsB gene encoding cell division regulator GpsB encodes MEKINFTPKDIVNKNFKPKMRGYDPADVDEFLDDVIKDYETYSKETQRLQMENDRLVSKVDELTKQLAVGKSGQASRPTSNVTNMDILKRLSNLERHVFGAQLNDDANRDSRF; translated from the coding sequence GTGGAGAAGATAAATTTCACGCCAAAAGATATTGTAAATAAAAATTTCAAGCCTAAGATGCGTGGCTATGATCCAGCAGATGTAGACGAATTTCTTGATGATGTTATTAAGGACTATGAGACGTATTCTAAAGAAACACAACGCTTGCAAATGGAAAATGATCGTCTTGTTAGTAAAGTGGATGAATTAACAAAGCAATTGGCTGTTGGAAAAAGTGGTCAAGCTAGTCGTCCAACTTCTAATGTCACGAACATGGACATTTTGAAACGTTTATCTAATTTAGAGCGTCATGTCTTTGGTGCACAATTGAATGATGATGCAAATAGAGATAGTCGTTTTTAG
- a CDS encoding SLOG family protein — translation MRMWVTGYRSYELNIYKDSDPKVEVLKSILKDAISQKIEDGLEWVLVGGQSGIEQMTVEVVCSMKKEFPELKVAMMLPYNEFETRWKPERKVAFSLLKDQVDFCATVSDKEYTSPQQLRNWQNFMLEHTEMAMIVYDPEYEGKPKYDILAAKKYANEHEYNIINIDMDWLENGAQEFFERKNENDLQ, via the coding sequence ATGCGAATGTGGGTTACAGGATATCGTAGTTATGAATTAAATATTTATAAAGATTCTGATCCAAAAGTTGAGGTCTTGAAAAGTATTCTAAAAGATGCAATCAGTCAAAAAATAGAAGACGGTCTTGAGTGGGTTCTAGTTGGAGGACAATCTGGAATTGAACAGATGACGGTCGAAGTAGTGTGTTCAATGAAAAAAGAATTTCCGGAGCTTAAAGTTGCAATGATGTTGCCATATAATGAATTTGAGACAAGGTGGAAACCAGAACGAAAAGTAGCATTCTCACTTTTAAAAGATCAAGTTGATTTTTGTGCGACAGTGAGTGATAAGGAATATACCTCACCACAACAATTACGAAACTGGCAAAACTTTATGCTTGAACATACGGAAATGGCAATGATTGTGTATGATCCAGAATATGAGGGCAAACCTAAATACGATATCTTAGCTGCAAAAAAATATGCAAATGAGCATGAATATAATATTATAAATATTGATATGGATTGGCTTGAAAACGGAGCTCAAGAATTTTTTGAAAGAAAGAATGAAAATGATTTGCAATAA
- the recU gene encoding Holliday junction resolvase RecU has protein sequence MVLRYPNGKTYQPIVKEKICNNKNSNIIFGNRGMSLEEEINQSNQYYLQQGIAVIHKKPIPIQIVQVDYPQRSAAVIKEAYFKQASTTDYNGVYRGYYLDFEAKETHNKTSFPLSNFHEHQIAHMKACVDQKGICFTLIKFTATQEIFLLPAAILFDYWDNQENGRKSIPKKVIVNGGFQIKYHVTPLIPYLKSIDKIIENLCNA, from the coding sequence ATGGTTCTTAGATATCCCAATGGCAAAACTTATCAACCAATAGTAAAAGAAAAAATATGCAATAATAAAAATTCAAATATCATATTTGGTAATCGTGGAATGTCGTTGGAAGAAGAGATTAATCAAAGTAACCAATACTATTTGCAACAAGGGATCGCTGTTATTCACAAGAAACCCATACCAATTCAAATTGTCCAAGTTGACTATCCGCAAAGAAGTGCTGCCGTAATCAAAGAAGCATATTTCAAGCAAGCATCAACTACCGATTATAATGGCGTATATCGCGGTTACTATCTTGACTTTGAAGCAAAAGAAACTCACAACAAGACTTCTTTTCCACTCAGCAATTTTCATGAACACCAAATTGCTCACATGAAAGCGTGTGTTGATCAAAAAGGAATTTGCTTTACCCTTATTAAGTTTACCGCAACACAAGAAATTTTTTTATTACCTGCCGCAATTCTCTTCGATTACTGGGATAATCAAGAAAACGGGCGTAAATCAATTCCAAAGAAAGTTATTGTTAATGGTGGATTTCAAATCAAGTACCATGTAACACCACTTATTCCGTACCTAAAAAGTATAGATAAGATTATTGAAAATCTATGTAATGCATAA